One region of Oncorhynchus keta strain PuntledgeMale-10-30-2019 unplaced genomic scaffold, Oket_V2 Un_scaffold_3531_pilon_pilon, whole genome shotgun sequence genomic DNA includes:
- the mtfmt gene encoding methionyl-tRNA formyltransferase, mitochondrial → MWNNVKAKVMGLKILHGFCNYCTQRHASVGVWVKRTPGKHRRCGQVPGKTRLFATRNYLSTEPPWRVLFFGTDGFAVESLKLLSASRDSNDRVVESLEVVTLSNDVPVKKFADQNKLPVHVWPLGDLQGRFDVGVVVSFGCLLREGLINQFPCGILNVHPSLLPRWRGPAPVFHTILHGDTITGVSVMQIRPKRFDVGPILHQEIYQVPDNFTADQLGAILATKGAQLLIDTLRTLPERITNRREQAQDGATLAPKISTSMSWIVWEEQTCVQIDCLFRAIASRIPLRTIWMGKTIKLLDFAGKCNISLSGRGRIPVPGSMSYQKESNTLAVCCKDGWVGFKAVMLKKRLSAADFYNGYLHQSFQNRSGLPKQECLFHSNRTKLHSAGEENSLTQLHAVH, encoded by the exons ATGTGGAACAATGTCAAGGCAAAAGTAATGGGTCTGAAAATACTCCATGGCTTTTGCAATTATTGCACCCAGAGGCATGCATCTGTTGGCGTGTGGGTCAAAAGAACGCCGGGGAAACATAGACGTTGTGGACAAGTCCCTGGCAAGACCCGCCTATTTGCCACTAGGAACTACTTATCAACAGAACCACCTTGGAGGGTCCTTTTCTTTGGGACAGATGGTTTTGCTGTAGAATCCCTCAAGCTGCTCTCTGCGTCAAG GGACTCCAATGACCGAGTTGTGGAATCACTTGAGGTTGTCACACTATCCAATGACGTCCCTGTGAAGAAGTTTGCTGATCAAAACAAACTGCCCGTTCATGTCTGGCCTCTCGGGGATCTTCAAGGGCGGTTCGATGTCGGGGTGGTGGTGTCGTTTGGCTGCTTGCTTCGGGAAGGACTTATCAACCAGTTTCCATG TGGGATCCTGAATGTCCACCCCAGCCTTCTCCCCAGATGGCGCGGCCCCGCCCCAGTGTTCCACACCATCCTACACGGAGACACTATCACCGGGGTCAGCGTCATGCAGATACGACCAAAGAG GTTTGATGTGGGTCCCATTCTTCACCAGGAgatctaccaggtcccagacaacTTCACAGCTGACCAGCTAGGAGCTATTCTGGCCACCAAGGGAGCCCAGCTG TTGATTGACACATTAAGGACCCTTCCAGAGAGAATCACAAACCGAAGGGAGCAAGCTCAAGACGGTGCCACTTTAG CCCCTAAAATCAGCACATCGATGAGCTGGATCGTATGGGAGGAGCAGACCTGTGTCCAGATCGACTGCCTGTTTCGTGCCATCGCATCCCGG ATCCCATTGAGAACAATTTGGATGGGCAAGACCATAAAGCTGCTGGACTTTGCTGGCAAGTGCAACATTTCACTATCAG GTCGAGGGAGGATTCCTGTGCCAGGATCTATGAGTTATCAGAAAGAATCCAACACCTTGGCTGTCTGTTGTAAG GATGGCTGGGTGGGATTCAAGGCGGTGATGCTGAAGAAGAGACTGTCAGCAGCGGACTTCTACAACGGATATCTCCATCAGAGCTTCCAGAACAGATCTGGCCTTCCCAAGCAGGAGTGCCTGTTCCACAGTAACAGAACTAAATTACATTCAGCTGGAGAGGAGAACTCATTGACACAGCTACACGCTGTGCATTAA
- the si:cabz01068815.1 gene encoding solute carrier family 51 subunit beta, with the protein MFRVWIKLCLLLPGVSSFMIHNTLHSLCLENFPKTGLVQLNKCNLDSVLQQWIWRDQSLLECVGTSRCLSAHHSDPVQTVPCEGVEDGGHRGDGGLRWGCELNRLISQNSSLELSTDGKRLTLSHRSKQTKWRSLDEGDICQERLRSKRAWSDPDEFEVKPAEEQKAGPPGMTDEQKEFLRWFYRTEDPTPWKFAMLALSFAALLLGCLLLGMGSMANKNRNKIAKYKAAALAMKPEVEELQVIITEVGGQRTNSEVKPVNSASVQVSMSQSEIPVSQAKPLQDNGEVEGLKPGDIVVTWNDGNVSSLYPEPEGEVEVLAEVEKEEVVEEVEKEEAEEGVVVEG; encoded by the exons ATGTTTCGTGTGTGGATCAAACTCTGTCTCCTCTTGCCAG GGGTAAGTAGCTTCATGATCCACAACACCCTCCACAGCCTGTGCTTGGAGAACTTCCCCAAGACGGGCCTGGTTCAGCTGAATAAATGCAACCTGGACTCAGTTCTCCAGCAGTGGATCTGGAGGGACCAGAGTCTCCTGGAGTGTGTGGGGACCTCCAGATGCCTGTCGGCCCACCACTCTGACCCTGTCCAGACTGTACCCTGTGAGGGGGTAGAGGATGGGGGACACAGGGGTGATGGGGGGCTGCGGTGGGGGTGTGAGTTGAACAGGCTGATCAGTCAGAACAGTTCTCTGGAGCTCTCCACAGACGGGAAACGACTGACGCTGTCCCACAGGAGCAAGCAGACCAAGTGGAGGTCTCTGGATGAAGGGGATATATGCCAGGAGAGGCTCA GATCCAAAAGGGCATGGAGCGATCCCGATGAGTTTGAGGTGAAGCCTGCGGAAGAGCAGAAAGCAGGGCCTCCTGGTATGACCGATGAACAGAAAGAATTCCTCAGATGGTTCTATCGCACTGAGGACC CAACTCCCTGGAAGTTTGCGATGCTGGCTCTGTCCTTCGCTGCCCTTCTGCTGGGCTGTCTGCTTCTGGGAATGGGCTCCATGGCGAACAA AAACAGGAATAAGATAGCCAAGTACAAGGCGGCGGCTCTGGCCATGAAGCCGGAGGTGGAAGAACTACAGGTCATCATCACGGAAGTTGGAGGTCAAAGAACTAACTCAGAGGTCAAACCTGTCAACAGCGCCTCTGTCCAGGTCAGTATGAGCCAATCTGAGATCCCAGTGAGCCAGGCCAAGCCCCTCCAGGACAACGGGGAGGTAGAGGGGCTCAAACCGGGGGACATTGTGGTGACCTGGAATGACGGGAACGTGTCCAGCCTGTACCCTGAGCCTGAGGGGGAAGTGGAGGTGTTGgcggaggtagagaaagaggaggtggtggaggaggtagagaaagaagagGCAGAAGAGGGAGTGGTGGTagagggatga
- the rasl12 gene encoding ras-like protein family member 12: protein MSLMFGKARSCNFSAIPEGGQPEVNVVIIGVKGSGKSALTVKFLTKRFISEYDPNLEDTYSSEDMVDQQPVVVKVMDTADQDGPVNCERYLSWASAFLVVYSIDNRRSFEGCQQYLEAVTVHTKALQPKTPIILLGNKLDMERYRQVSKSDGSALATRFGCLFFEVSACLDFLSVQRVFHEAVREARQLGSKRSSPLRPLYISEDNKPLFSLATVPPFTTPCYKELPVPATAKLVTVKSSRAQSKRRAPTLTLLKGFKIF from the exons ATGTCACTGATGTTTGGGAAAGCAAGGAGTTGTAACTTCTCTGCTATCCCTGAGGGGGGACAACCTGAGGTCAATGTGGTCATCATTGGAGTGAAGGGCTCAGGAAAATCAG cGTTGACTGTCAAATTTCTCACCAAGCGCTTCATCAGTGAATATGACCCCAATCTAG AGGATACTTACTCTTCTGAGGACATGGTGGACCAACAGCCTGTCGTTGTGAAAGTTATGGACACAGCTGACCAG GACGGCCCAGTGAACTGTGAGCGCTACCTCTCGTGGGCCAGTGCCTTCCTTGTGGTCTACAGCATAGACAATAGACGGAGCTTTGAGGGCTGCCAACAGTACCTGGAGGCCGTCACAGTCCACACCAAGGCCCTGCAGCCCAAGACCCCCATTATACTGCTGGGCAACAAGCTggacatggagagatacag GCAGGTGAGTAAGTCGGACGGCTCGGCCCTCGCCACCCGTTTCGGCTGCCTGTTCTTCGAGGTGTCTGCTTGCCTGGACTTCCTGTCTGTCCAGCGGGTCTTCCATGAAGCCGTGAGGGAGGCCAGGCAGCTGGGCAGCAAAAGGAGCTCCCCGTTACGTCCCCTTTACATCAGTGAGGACAACAAGCCATTGTTCAGCCTCGCCACCGTGCCCCCGTTCACCACCCCCTGCTACAAGGAGCTCCCAGTGCCCGCCACCGCCAAGCTGGTGACGGTCAAGTCGTCACGGGCACAGAGCAAACGGCGGGCACCCACGCTGACGCTGCTCAAGGGCTTCAAGATCTTCTGA
- the kbtbd13a gene encoding kelch repeat and BTB domain-containing protein 13, with protein MHMCCLNTSVEVMEPSSCPGSGTDSDKLALGKSLDSGMDSLKVRVDGSVFVVNKALLEQHCEYFRALFQSGMRECQQDEVHLQGLSARGFVLALRVLDGDRPILGGDEIVEAIECATFLQVESVTKHLTNIINSENCLLMYHTAATYGLWDLSHQAALFIKDMYSDLKEDVVSTLPEDLVEYVESLIPSRYVTVCSHSPTVEQLQDCQRTVCYLDDEDREWKVLSHLPLNTSTTMAGVTMLDNKLYIIGGVHDLSKKVVDSGFCYDPESDSWSTISSPQQPRYNFTLVGHEGCLYAIGGEFDRKSMALVEKYSVSTATWRFAANLPCRAANVASTKAMSRIFICLWKPKGVTEIHEYIPERDQWVLVTTLVRDQSYGHCMVGHRDNLYVMRNGPCEDFLMCVMDCYNLTTGQWTALPGQYANSKGALFTSVVRGDSVFTLNRMRTTEFAVEEHRWKTKRETKGFGRIGSMYTFLMRLPKAKTVGNTEVLTDGLEFGNRIDHRRRDSLLQCFD; from the coding sequence ATGCATATGTGCTGTTTGAACACTTCAGTTGAGGTGATGGAGCCAAGCAGCTGCCCTGGCTCAGGGACCGACAGTGACAAGCTTGCCCTCGGCAAGTCTTTGGACTCAGGGATGGACAGCCTGAAAGTGAGAGTTGACGGGAGCGTTTTTGTGGTGAACAAAGCCCTACTCGAGCAGCACTGTGAGTACTTCCGAGCCCTCTTCCAGTCGGGAATGCGGGAATGCCAACAGGATGAGGTCCATCTGCAAGGGCTGAGCGCCCGGGGATTTGTGTTGGCGCTCCGGGTCCTGGACGGGGATCGCCCCATCCTGGGTGGTGACGAGATTGTGGAAGCCATAGAGTGTGCCACCTTTCTACAGGTGGAGTCTGTGACAAAGCACCTGACCAATATCATCAACTCAGAGAACTGCTTGTTGATGTACCACACGGCTGCGACCTACGGTTTATGGGATCTGTCCCATCAAGCTGCTTTATTCATTAAAGACATGTACTCGGACCTGAAGGAAGATGTTGTGAGCACCTTACCAGAAGACCTAGTGGAGTACGTTGAGTCTCTCATCCCCAGTCGGTACGTCACAGTCTGCAGCCACTCTCCTACCGTCGAGCAGCTCCAGGACTGTCAGAGGACGGTCTGCTACCTGGATGACGAAGATAGAGAATGGAAGGTGCTGAGTCACCTACCCCTAAACACAAGCACCACTATGGCAGGTGTGACCATGCTAGACAACAAGCTGTACATTATAGGAGGCGTCCACGACCTCAGCAAGAAAGTTGTGGACTCTGGCTTCTGCTACGACCCAGAGAGTGACTCCTGGTCCACTATTTCGAGTCCCCAGCAGCCACGCTACAACTTTACGTTAGTGGGCCACGAAGGCTGCCTCTACGCCATCGGTGGGGAGTTCGACCGGAAGTCCATGGCGTTGGTGGAGAAGTACAGTGTCTCCACAGCCACCTGGCGCTTCGCCGCTAATCTCCCCTGCAGAGCCGCCAACGTGGCCTCCACCAAAGCCATGAGCCGCATCTTCATCTGCCTCTGGAAACCCAAGGGCGTTACGGAGATCCACGAGTACATCCCTGAGAGGGACCAATGGGTCCTGGTCACCACGCTAGTCCGTGACCAGAGCTATGGCCACTGCATGGTGGGTCACAGGGACAATTTGTATGTCATGCGCAACGGGCCCTGCGAAGACTTCCTGATGTGCGTGATGGACTGCTACAACCTGACTACGGGTCAGTGGACAGCCTTGCCGGGGCAATACGCAAACAGTAAAGGAGCCCTGTTCACATCGGTAGTAAGAGGGGACTCAGTGTTCACCCTCAACCGCATGAGGACCACAGAGTTCGCCGTGGAGGAGCACAGATGGAAAACCAAGAGAGAGACCAAGGGCTTCGGGCGAATCGGCTCCATGTACACATTTCTCATGAGACTGCCCAAGGCCAAGACTGTGGGAAACACTGAGGTGTTGACAGACGGGCTGGAGTTTGGGAATCGGATCGACCACAGACGCAGAGACTCTCTGCTACAATGCTTTGACTGA